The Perognathus longimembris pacificus isolate PPM17 chromosome 12, ASM2315922v1, whole genome shotgun sequence genome includes the window tgccctggggGTAGTGTGGGAGCAGGCCACAGGCTGGCCTGGGGCCTCTAGGAGACAGTGGGATCCTTGGCTTTGGGGGGCTCAGAGCCCGTCAGCAGGGAGATGGTGGGGTCATCCGTGTAGTCATCCCCTTCAGAGAAGTAggacccctcccccagctcaAAAAGCACAGGTAGGTCACTGCTTCCAGTATCCACTGCATCGGGGTCCAGAAGAAATAGGGGCTGAGCGGTGTAGTGTACCAACTGCTTCCCTGCAGGGGAAGGATCAGGGTGGTGGAGATGGGAAGCGGGCAAGTGGAAGAAGGTGGGGATTATGGCTCAGGGCTTAACTCACCAGAGTCAAGGTTgctgttctcagcctccagagaccTGGGGGGCTCCTGGGGGGACAGGAGCTCCTGGATCTGTGTAGAAGAGGGATCCAGTGAGGGTTGCTGCTgggttcccccgccccccaccctgcccacctaCGCACGCTGGTCAGGCTGCTGTCAAGGTCAGGCAGGCTCATGTCGGGCATGGTCACGGAGGGGCTGAACAGCtgcgaaggagggagggaagtcagGGCTGGCCTATGGTCcgggtggggatgggtgggtggggcagACCAGACTCACGTCTAGCAGGGCGCTGGTGTCCACACTGAAGCCATGGCTGGTCAGCATGGTCTGCAGGTTGTCCAAGTTGGAGTCCATGGCATCCAGGTGGTCACTGAGCTCGTTCCTGACCCAGAGTGAACAGGGAGGTGAGCCAGGGCCCCTACCCAGCCACACCTGGGCTGGAGAAGGGCTCCCCTCAGGCTGCGTCCCCTGCCAGGCCCTCTGGACGGTCAGCATGGGCTTGTGGGACAGTGTGTGCCAACAGCCCAGCCCGGAAGAGGTACTGGTGAGCTTCTGGTCCTCCAGGGCTGCTGAGGGAGATGTGTAGCTTGGCCTACTGGGGGTCTTGCTGCTACAAGGCCCATGGGGCCTTAGTGGGAATGACTGGGgcaaagatggagggagggagcgatTCAGGTCTAGAAATGGGAGGGGGAGCAgtgcagttttttgtttgttttttttttgccagtcctggggcttggactctgggcctgagcactaaccctggcttctttttgtacaaggctagcaagcactctaccacttgagccacagtgccacttccggctttagcAGTGCAGATTTTCATGCTTGACAATGTCTTACCATTGCAGTTAGAAGGAGTAAGGAGGGGATAAAGGGCTGCATTTAAGGGGGGTGGTCTGTGTCTCCCCCTAGGGCTGCTTGGGGACCATACAGCTCTAGGCCACTGGTGTCACCTGAACCAAGGGTAAAGCAGTTGGGCTGGTTCTCTGGGTGCCTTGGGGCCCATCACATTCTGAGGAAGCACAGTACAGCAGCCAGATCCTGCCTCACAGGTCAGGTGGGGCCATGTGGACCACAGCCACTGGACCATACCCAGGGGAGTTGGTGAAGAAGCGGAGCCTGTGAGGCCCTCCCCTGGGTGCTTTTCACCAGGTGGAAGAGTAGCGCTATGACAGGATGAAGTCTGGTCCATGCTGCTGGAGGGGCCCGAGCTCTGGCagagccctcctccctccccagtgggGGCAGCGCTAACCCTGGCTGGACTCGGCCatgcagaaaggaagaagaggggcaGGGGAAGAGGCGGGCGGCCCCAGACATCTGTGGAGTGTGAGCCAAACTGCAAGATACAAAgacaagagccccccccccattgcAGGCGGGGGCTGGGGGTCTGTGCCCACCGTCCTCGCTTACTCAGCCTCTAGGattggctgagtgctggtgaaGGCGGGGCCCTGGCTCACCATCTGCTGTCCCAGGTTTAGGAAGCCTGACAGGTGCAAGGACCTTATAGCTTACTGCAGGAGAGGGGGATGGCAGTATCAAGGGTGGCCCACAGGGCAAGGACTCCCAGGACATCAGACAAGGCCACTCAGCTTGCCCTGCCAGATGCTCTTGGCTTCAGTGGTGCTGGGGCTACTGTGACCTGGTACTGTGACTCATCTTCCCTAGCCCCATCTCTTTTGAGTTTTGGGGAATGAAATTCACCCTGCTCATGCCAAGCAAACACTCAGGGTGTGGGCTATTACCAGCCACCCGGTACCAGCCCTCCAGAGAGTGGCCTGAGCAAAGGCCCAGGCTGCGAGTCTAGGTCTATGCATGGAGACAGCACTCACTTGTCCAAGCAGGCTACACTTAGGCACTTCTCAGGGGTGGAGGGCAAGTGTGCAGGGTTGTGGGCTCTGGTATCCACAGGGGCTGTGGTTGAGGCAGCAGGGGTAGGTTCGTTCTCTTGCAGGATGGAATCGATGAGGGCAGTTGGGGACAAAGGGGTGTCCACAGAGGATGGGTGTCCAGGCCTTGCCTCTTCCAGTCGGGGGCTCTGAGGTGGGCTGGGGGGCTCCTCCTTGACACGCACCATGGGGCTGCTGGATAAGGTCCTGGGTACATAGGGATGTCAGTAGGAGCCACCTGCAGCCCCATCAACTCCTAACACCACCCTGGACCCAGAGGGGCAGGAGGGCTAGGGGTGTTGTGGCCCCACCTCTTGTCTAAACTCCTGCCTGGCGAGGCCAAGGGGCTGGCAGGAGCCAGCTCAGTGATGTCCGAGATTATGGGTCCAGAGCTGGTGACGGCATCTGGGTTATAGAGGCTGGAGCTGCTGTAGGCTGGGGATGGAGCCTGTAATCAAAGGCAGAGGCCACATGCACAGTAAGCCTGTGGCAGGCTCTGTCACACAgcaccctctctgtacatctgctGGCAGTCCTGAGCAGTCTCGTGCTCACCGAGTACGGGCCTGGGCCATGAACATGCTCCAAGGAGTACTGCCGGCTATACTTGGGCACAGAGTGTGCTGAGCTGCTGTCACTCAACATCAGGGGGCTGCAGGGAGGGAGCAAGAGTTAGCTGCCTGCCTTGGGCCTTGTGGGTGCCCAAGACACAGCAGGCAGAGGAGACAGATGGCCCAGGGCTGGAGCAAACAGTGCAGGCATTCCCAGCGCCTCACATCTTTCTCTTCACCCCCAGGATCCGGTTTGACTGCACCAGTGAGATCAGGAACTGAATCAGCTGTAGGGCAGAAAGGACACAGTCACCCTGGCCCACTGTGGAGGGAACCCACCTGCCACCAGCCCAGCCTACCTTGTTGACAACTTTCTGCTGCTGTGCATGCTTCTGCCGCAGGCTGGCCACCTCTCGCCACAGGGCCTCATTTTCACTGCAACACATCAGAGTCAGTGGGGCCCCAGGAGCCAGGGACAGCCCCTGTAGACATCCTCTACCCCCAGGAAGGTGCAGAGGAGAGTGGGGGGAGAACGAGGACTGGAAGTGGGGTTGGACCAGGTGAGGGTTTGCTGGCATCCTTTCCTCAGCTCCACTGTATttccaagataaaataaaaaggtctaGTGGAGataggcatcggtggctcacgcctgtaatcctagctattcaggaggctgagatctgaggatccaggttcaaagccagtctgggcaggaaagtccttaagactttatttccaatcaaccactaaaaaatctgaaagtggctgtgtgctggtggctcctatctgtaatcctagctactcaggaggttgaaatcaggattgcagttcaaaaccagcctgggcaggaaagtccatgagacattaatctccaattaagcaccaaaaaagctggaagtggagctgtgcagaactctagccttgtgcaaaaaaagctcagggacagtgcccaggtcctgggttcaagccccataattggtgtgtgacacacacacacacacacaccccagtagggccaggtgccagtggctcacacctataatcct containing:
- the Hsf1 gene encoding heat shock factor protein 1 isoform X3; its protein translation is MDLSLGAGAAGPSNVPAFLTKLWTLVSDPDTDALICWSPSGNSFHVFDQGQFAKEVLPKYFKHNNMASFVRQLNMYGFRKVVHIEQGGLVKPERDDTEFQHPCFLRGQEQLLENIKRKVTSISTLKNEDLKIRQDSVTKLLTDVQLMKGKQECMDSKLLAMKHENEALWREVASLRQKHAQQQKVVNKLIQFLISLVQSNRILGVKRKIPLMLSDSSSAHSVPKYSRQYSLEHVHGPGPYSAPSPAYSSSSLYNPDAVTSSGPIISDITELAPASPLASPGRSLDKRTLSSSPMVRVKEEPPSPPQSPRLEEARPGHPSSVDTPLSPTALIDSILQENEPTPAASTTAPVDTRAHNPAHLPSTPEKCLSVACLDKNELSDHLDAMDSNLDNLQTMLTSHGFSVDTSALLDLFSPSVTMPDMSLPDLDSSLTSIQELLSPQEPPRSLEAENSNLDSGKQLVHYTAQPLFLLDPDAVDTGSSDLPVLFELGEGSYFSEGDDYTDDPTISLLTGSEPPKAKDPTVS
- the Hsf1 gene encoding heat shock factor protein 1 isoform X1, whose amino-acid sequence is MDLSLGAGAAGPSNVPAFLTKLWTLVSDPDTDALICWSPSGNSFHVFDQGQFAKEVLPKYFKHNNMASFVRQLNMYGFRKVVHIEQGGLVKPERDDTEFQHPCFLRGQEQLLENIKRKVTSISTLKNEDLKIRQDSVTKLLTDVQLMKGKQECMDSKLLAMKHENEALWREVASLRQKHAQQQKVVNKLIQFLISLVQSNRILGVKRKIPLMLSDSSSAHSVPKYSRQYSLEHVHGPGPYSAPSPAYSSSSLYNPDAVTSSGPIISDITELAPASPLASPGRSLDKRTLSSSPMVRVKEEPPSPPQSPRLEEARPGHPSSVDTPLSPTALIDSILQENEPTPAASTTAPVDTRAHNPAHLPSTPEKCLSVACLDNLAHTPQMSGAARLFPCPSSSFLHGRVQPGNELSDHLDAMDSNLDNLQTMLTSHGFSVDTSALLDLFSPSVTMPDMSLPDLDSSLTSIQELLSPQEPPRSLEAENSNLDSGKQLVHYTAQPLFLLDPDAVDTGSSDLPVLFELGEGSYFSEGDDYTDDPTISLLTGSEPPKAKDPTVS
- the Hsf1 gene encoding heat shock factor protein 1 isoform X2 gives rise to the protein METGWLPPKLLDFLQPELRSGNSFHVFDQGQFAKEVLPKYFKHNNMASFVRQLNMYGFRKVVHIEQGGLVKPERDDTEFQHPCFLRGQEQLLENIKRKVTSISTLKNEDLKIRQDSVTKLLTDVQLMKGKQECMDSKLLAMKHENEALWREVASLRQKHAQQQKVVNKLIQFLISLVQSNRILGVKRKIPLMLSDSSSAHSVPKYSRQYSLEHVHGPGPYSAPSPAYSSSSLYNPDAVTSSGPIISDITELAPASPLASPGRSLDKRTLSSSPMVRVKEEPPSPPQSPRLEEARPGHPSSVDTPLSPTALIDSILQENEPTPAASTTAPVDTRAHNPAHLPSTPEKCLSVACLDNLAHTPQMSGAARLFPCPSSSFLHGRVQPGNELSDHLDAMDSNLDNLQTMLTSHGFSVDTSALLDLFSPSVTMPDMSLPDLDSSLTSIQELLSPQEPPRSLEAENSNLDSGKQLVHYTAQPLFLLDPDAVDTGSSDLPVLFELGEGSYFSEGDDYTDDPTISLLTGSEPPKAKDPTVS